Genomic segment of Acidobacteriota bacterium:
CGGATCGTCCCCGGCTGGGTGGGCGCCCGGGAGCTGGACGAGACGCTCACGCGCGAATGGGTGGACGTGCTGTTCGGCCGCTGTTCGCTCTGCGGCCGCTGCAACCTGAACTGCTCGGTGGGGCTCAACATCACCGCACTGATCACCGCGGCCCGGGCCGCGCTCACCGCCATCGGGCTCATCCCGCCCGAGCTGCAGTCCACCATCACCACCGCGTACACCACCGGCAACAACATGGGCATCGCCCAGGACGACTGGGTGGAAACGGTGCAGTGGCTGGAAGAGGAGCTGCGGGCCGAGACCGGCGACCCGACCGCCCGGATGCCCCTCGACCTCCGTGGCGCGCGGATGCTCTACACCGTCAACCCGCGCGAGCCGAAATTCTTTCCCCTGTCGCTGCTGGCCGCCGGCAAAGTGTTTTACGCGGCCGGCGAGAGCTGGACGCTGGCCACCGACCACTACGACGTGACCAACTACGGCCTCTACAGCGGCGAGGCGCCCGTGGCCGGCGAGCTGTCGGACCGGCTGGTGCGGACCGTGGAACGTCTCGGCTGCCAGGAGCTGATTCTGGGCGAGTGCGGCCACGGCTTCAATGCCAACCGCTGGGAGGCGCCCGAGTGGCTGTCGAAGCGCTACCCGTTCCGGGTGCGGAGCGTGCTGGAGCTGA
This window contains:
- a CDS encoding (Fe-S)-binding protein, translated to MTAEPTKDILEERLGRLTPADIQKAVETFRAALGHQGAADLNACVHCGLCADTCHYALTSDQPENPPAYKVNLVMAVFKRYFTRLGRIVPGWVGARELDETLTREWVDVLFGRCSLCGRCNLNCSVGLNITALITAARAALTAIGLIPPELQSTITTAYTTGNNMGIAQDDWVETVQWLEEELRAETGDPTARMPLDLRGARMLYTVNPREPKFFPLSLLAAGKVFYAAGESWTLATDHYDVTNYGLYSGEAPVAGELSDRLVRTVERLGCQELILGECGHGFNANRWEAPEWLSKRYPFRVRSVLEL